In Lagopus muta isolate bLagMut1 chromosome 6, bLagMut1 primary, whole genome shotgun sequence, one DNA window encodes the following:
- the LOC125695168 gene encoding rho GTPase-activating protein 32-like — MPPQELSPRWRGKHGFQVGFFPGECVELINGKIPESLINSVPKPVPKKRGKLLTFLRSVVKARPKQRKEREVEKERVFGRDLGEHLLHSGRDVPQVLQSCAEFIEQHGVVQGIYRLSGVASNVQRLRQEFESEQVPELTVRDVHSASSLCKMYFRELPTPLLTDQLYDKFSDAVGATTEEERLVRMRDVIQQLPAPHYRTLAYLMRHLACLAGHCSTTNMHAKNLAIVWAPNLLRSQQSESACASGRAACTELQTQSSVVEFIIDHTDVLFCSTSGPDMAGGAGHSSLSGPQSVQASSPATELLSLEEAQARRRGHSSSPVVVTESRDIEVEEGPAAVRGKFHTVIDFPSERPSPPTMIKESPAGCWCSCFSLGKPSSGAKRQPQRRPREPSEIEIVVLADELSPCPPRRAGASSEAGLCASPSGELLGSTNGCGSHDSLPCNNSDGERELIQVQALISPGSAEDADLSPPGTTVTSLDCDLAPLQCSPAQAQSECPDSSTSVQEQVGITDEKPCLLEGGLESGPQSQAPCSGSDSSEPLSP, encoded by the exons ATGCCGCCTCAGGAGCTGAGCCCCCGCTGGAGAGGCAAGCACGGCTTTCAG GTTGGATTTTTCCCTGGTGAGTGCGTGGAGCTCATTAACGGAAAAATCCCGGAGTCTCTCATCAATTCGGTGCCAAAGCCAG TGCCAAAGAAGCGCGGCAAGCTCCTCACCTTCCTTCGTTCCGTGGTGAAGGCCCGGCCAAAGCAACGGAAAGAGcgggaggtggagaaggagagggTGTTCGGCCGTGACCTGGGAGAGCATCTTCTCCACTCTGGTCGTGATG TCCCCCAGGTCCTCCAGAGCTGCGCCGAGTTCATCGAGCAGCATGGCGTGGTGCAGGGGATATACCGCCTGTCCGGCGTGGCGTCCAACGTCCAGAGACTGCG ccaggaatTTGAGTCTGAGCAGGTTCCTGAGCTAACCGTCCGCGACGTTCACAGCGCgagctccctctgcaaaatgtACTTCAGGGAGCTCCCGACCCCCCTGCTGACCGACCAGCTGTACGACAAGTTCTCG gatgctgttggtgcCACTACGGAGGAGGAGCGGCTGGTCAGAATGCGGGACGTCATCCAGCAGCTGCCCGCTCCTCACTACAG GACCTTGGCGTATCTGATGAGACACTTGGCCTGTCTGGCTGGGCACTGCTCCACCACAAACATGCATGCGAAGAACTTAGCAATTGTGTGGGCTCCAAACCTCTTAAG ATCACAGCAGAGCGAGTCTGCCTGCGCCAgtgggagagctgcctgcacgGAACTGCAGACGCAGTCGTCTGTGGTGGAATTCATCATCGACCACACAGACGTCCTCTtctgctccacatctggacCTGACATGGCAGGTGGAGCAG GGCACAGTTCTCTCTCAGGGCCCCAGTCTGTGCAGGCGTCTTCTCCTGCTACAGAGCTGCTTAGCCTGGAGGAGGCGCAGGCACGGAGGCgaggccacagcagctctcctgtggttGTGACTGAGAGCAGGGACATAGAGGTGGAAGAAGGCCCCGCAGCTGTACGGGGGAAATTCCACACAGTCATCGACTTTCCATCTGAAAG acCAAGTCCGCCCACCATGATAAAGGAATCACCAGCTGGCTGTTGGTGTTCCtgcttcagcctgggaaaacCATCTTCTGGGGCCAAACGCCAGCCACAGCGCCGTCCCAGGGAGCCCTCAGAAATAGAAATCGTAGTGCTGGCAG ATGAACTGAGCCCTTGTCCACCCAGAAGAGCCGGAGCAAGTAGCgaagctgggctgtgtgcttccCCCAGTGGAGAGCTCTTGGGAAGCACAAATGGCTGCGGTTCACATGACAGCCTTCCATGTAACAACAGTGATGGAGAGAGGGAGCTCATCCAAGTTCAAGCCCTCATTTCTCCCGgctctgctgaagatgctgacctGAGCCCGCCAGGCACCACAGTCACCAGCCTGGACTGTGACCTGGCGCCtttgcagtgcagcccagcccaagCACAGTCCGAGTGCCCCgacagcagcacctctgtgcaggAGCAGGTCGGCATCACCGATGAGAAGCCGTGCCTCTTGGAGGGGGGCTTAGAATCAGGCCCTCAGTCCCAGGCACCGTGCAGCGGATCTGACAGCTCTGAGCCACTCTCTCCGTGA